The genomic segment GCGAGGAATGATCTAACGGTATATCGCATTAATTCTACGCCACACTATGCGGCACTATGCGGGCAACGGAAAGTTTCTGTTTGTACCGAAAGTGTTGCGTGGCAAGATAGGTCATGCTAATGTCGAATTTGTGGGTTAATACCGGAGGTAGGGGAAATGAATGAACTTAAGCATCACTTGGAAATGCTGGGCATATCCTCATTTAGATCAGATCGATTCGGTCCCTCGACGCCTGAAGAGTTGGCTGCCCTTGAGGGTGAACTCGGAATTCATTTGCCACATGTATATCATTGGATATGCCTAGCCTATGGCAAATTCTTGCTAGTCTGTATCGATTCGAAAGGTGACGACGGATCGTTGTACTCATTCGGCTCATGGATAGACGCGCGCGCCGCGTTGGCACACGTCAAATCTCCACCCGATGAATTTTCCCCGGATTGC from the Fimbriiglobus ruber genome contains:
- a CDS encoding SMI1/KNR4 family protein is translated as MLGISSFRSDRFGPSTPEELAALEGELGIHLPHVYHWICLAYGKFLLVCIDSKGDDGSLYSFGSWIDARAALAHVKSPPDEFSPDCLAVSDDGLGNYHCLGIRGHRRGKVYFWIHDIGWGPVAEEYVSKGMPAPDGIATPCFHFISEDIHRIIMSFVSY